A stretch of DNA from Puntigrus tetrazona isolate hp1 unplaced genomic scaffold, ASM1883169v1 S000001140, whole genome shotgun sequence:
CAAATACCATGATCACAACATGATTCAGTGGTCCGCCAAGTCCTGACTGGACAAGaggtggagctggggatggAGGTGGGTGATTAGTTTCTGAGTGAAGTGATAGCTGTGTATAATGATATACACAGCTATCACTTCACATAATGACAGAAGGGACCTTATGAAGGGATGGTTGATGGTTCATGGTTGATGTCGTGATCCTATAGGTGGACCTGGATGAGCTGAGTGTGATACACTCCATTTCTAATGCTGAAATTTCTTGCTTTAataaacatcaacaaaaaatcTCAATAATGAtgaactaatcatttacaaaacaatcaTAGAATTATGAATTAATCCCTAGTAAAAGGTTAATATACTTGAAACAATTCTACAAATTTTCTTCAAAGTAATTGGttgcaaacaatatattttattaatattaaaacaaaattgtcAACAATATAGATATTGtttatatctaatatatttaaacacatttcttaaaACTGTGCCTTGtattctcaaaagaaaaaaaacccataactTCTCACCCAATTTCCCCAAAATCCTATTTTCTGGTCCTATTGTTTACTCTACCCTCAAAACCCTTGActtttactgaaaaaacaacCTTTGCCCTCAGACATTTGTTCCCAAACAAGGTAGGCAAAATGCTTAGTATTACCTGATGTAACATATATGGCTAAGGTTTGGCAGGTACTATACTGAGATGCAGAAgctatatatgtacatattactGTATGTGGGATGTTGATTGACATTACACTTTTTCCAATTGAAGATTGAtgaaatctctctctgtctttctttctttttttttttttttacagattttgatTCGTCAGATTGAGGATTCTGATAATGTTTTCGCCATCAGCACTGCCATTAGTAACCTGCTGTCTTTAACTCAGGATGGGCCGCAGCTCTGCAGCATCATTGCTAAAGTAcgagaatacacacacatatacgcacacacatgtTTTTATGTCATTAGGATGACTTTCCATGGGCATGATGATTTTATACTGATCGTTACTGCCATCATCACAGTTGATCGACAATTAGCATACAGTTTGGATTGGCGGTATGGTTCTGTTGTGGGTAAGAACTTCCTGCGCATCCATGCAGGAGAGCAACAATAAACAATAACCCCCCAGAAGAAACAGGAACAGAACCAACAAATGTTGGatcaatgctttataaaggataaattactaatgcttaactaatgattcatagtCTTCATATTCATAGGCTTCAGATTCATAGGCTTAACTACTGCACAGtcattataaagtgttacctaaaggTCAGTCATTTCACTACATGTTTTAGAATTGGTCTAATTCAAGAAGAACTGACAGAGGAGGAGCTGGGGATGGATTTTTTGTAATGGCGTGGCCGAAATGAGCCAGTGACATTACATGCCGCATGTCTAAATCcaatgtttttacaatattttttgccGTTACTATTATTTCTGGCAGCATATCACGTTATACTCAAAACTTCAGTATTTCTACTCTCTGTATAGAGTTGCAATCTTTGAAATGGTGGATAAAAACTTGGATGGTTTCAGTTTAGGTCTCCTTTCTCAGTTATTCTTGTAAAGGCAAGTTTGGCGTCATTTTCTTTTCGCTGAATTTCACTTCGGTTCTGGGCATGTAGCAGGACCAAGAGGGCGGGCTGTCATTGAAGATCTGTTATCTTGACTTTTTATGCTTGCAGCACCAAAGCAAAATTAATATGAGGTGAATATTTTACAACTACTGGGGACCTCGATGGTGGGTACGGTCCTGCTCCTAATGTGACGTCTTTCAAGAAGACGCGGTACTTTGAAGTCAAACACACCTACTATCTGTTGCGCTGGGTCCAGTGGGTTGGCCAGTGTCATTTTAGGGGTATCCGTGGACCCCTCGGAGTCACCACTGGAGGAGGGTAATCAATCAGTATGATTTAtacacagttttctttttaggGCCTAATAAAATGGCCCCACTGCctttgtggggacatttggtcctcACAATGTACAGTAGTTTAAACAAGTACTGTCCTGCTGTGGTCAGGTGATCAGCTCCTTCTGGAATCTGTCATCTTATGTAATGCTTTCACTTCATTGCATTTCTTCACGTTTTGTTTCCGTTTCACCAaatttgcaataaaatgcaaatttattgcAGCTCAGCCAGATTAGATGGAGATCATATGTGCTTCACATTTGTTTCAGATGGATTCGTGCCTGGGTCTTTTCAGGCTACTAACTCGGTTTTCAAGTCATTCCTTTAGAGATTTTTTTCACTGGGTTTAATAAACCAAAGTCTGTTCTTAGTGGTAAAGGGCACATATTTTGTAATCACACAAGTTCAAACCATAGATCTCCATATATAAGTGTGGCTCTGCGAGCGATGAACGGCATCCCAGACCCTCTCGTTTTCCTGGAAGCCAGAGATTCACCGGGATGTTTGGTGGTTCCTCATCCCAGGTGGCTGGTAGCTGAGTATGCATTGGAATGGTAGTAATTTCGTCCAAGAGGTTTGGTGTCTGTGAAGAAAGCATGTTTCTTGGACCCGTGGCAACAGAGGAGTGGATTGAACTGGTGAGAGGAATCAATTGCGAAAAGGATATGTAGGTTTTGTCTGCCAGCACTGGGGCTCAATCCAACAGAGCTGGCTAAGTGATGACCCTTTTGTCCAGGGTACACTAGATAGGACCGACAACAAGAGGGCAGTCGTGGCCATATGCTTAAAGGCCGGACTTGTAACCGGATCTGGCAGGGTTTATAGGTGGGGCACCACAACTGAGGTAAGACCCTTCACACCCAGCCCCCAACTGCTCCACTGGAGTTCACGTCAGTGCTCCACTAGTTTTCCAGTATACTAGACTTTCAGTAAGACATCGGTGAGGGACCTTCTGACACTAGTGTACTCAGGAGCAGTTCTTTATTTACCTCTGATCACAGTGATGGTGCAGCCTCATGCCCATTAGTCGTCTGATAAGGTTTTACTGGTGTGCGTTTCTAATCAGATCAATACTGTCCCGTCCCATTAGCGTGCTGCATTGATCTCAGCGGCGGTCTTGTTTTCTGGCTCTTTGCCTTGGCTACATTATGCTCCTGTTAGAGAAATGACTACCGGCTGTTTACCACCGGTGTCTGAATTCATCTTTCACTTCTGTCCGGTGCAGTGCAGTAATGCACGTTAAAGATCTGTCAGCTGTTTAATCTCCACTCATCCTTCTAGTTTTAGTTCACAATTCGCATATTAAACCCATGATGTTATCagagacaataaataaatactaataaaatatttctttgttctgccgaacacaatgGCAGATATTTCAAAGAAAGTTTGGGTCTCCATCTTTTCTATTATCACGAGTAATACAAATAGTCTAACTTAAAAATAGGCAAGCTAAACCCGTTTGATGTgatatcatttttaaagaaagacaaagaatatttgcatgtaatgaTAACGTACGAAAAAGAAACCTCTAAATGACTAACATGCATGTTAGCACACacaaattctttatttttttttaaactatcgCAGTGTGTTGTTTACAGGAAAAAGGTGCAATTTCAAAAGAGTGGTGCATCGATAAAGTTCTTCTCTAAGAAGAGTGCGTCCACATTTACTGTACTGATGGGCTGATGTGTGAATATCCTGCAGATTGAGGCTCTCTAGCGTGGCCTCAGGATGACGCGCTTTGTTGCCCACATAATTAAGCTTATTCACATAATGACAGTGGTTAGCTCGTCTCGCAGTCATTTTCTCTGTAGTGGGGACCAATTTCTATCGCCGCACACTTGCACGTGTGGAAACGCACACACCTGATTTACCTGATGTACCCATTCACATATTCACACAGCTCTTGCTAGAGTTATGTCGACTCGTGTTGACTACAACATTGACAGTAATATGCATTCTCAGACGATAATTCATTGATATTTGAACGCGTTCATTAAAGCGGACAGTTTGTGTGGTCCACAGGAGGGGGCTGTGGTGGCTCTTCTGAAGATTTGCCGACAGGACTGCTTCAGTACTCTGTACGCACACGCGCTGAGGACCGTGGCCTCTATCTGCTGTGTCGAAGAGGGCATCAGCCAGCTGGAAAAGGTATCGGGATTTCAGCATGCACATAAAAAGACTCACTTTCTATTAACAGTGAGTCATTTTGGAAATAGAGGTCAAccagcagtcattagagtatttgTAAACCGCTTTAATTTAATGGATCGATTGATTGATAGAAACAGCGATCTCATTTggaataaatgctgtactttttaaCGTTTCGTTTATTACTGAACCCCCAAAAAGTAGCACGggtttgaataaatgaatacataaatgcaattatatttgattaaaatagcataaaaaagtaaaactaaacaaccaaaaaacattgtaataacatttcacaatatttggCTAAaggttttctgcatttttaatcaaatatatacagGCTTAATGAGCATAAGACACTTTCATAATGCTGCACAATtatcaaaaatggtaaaataataaagtctTTTCACATCACCCTTTTGCCAGCCTACACCTCACATAATAGGACTGTAGATGGCACTTGGGCTTAAATAACTCAAGCGGTGTATATCACACATAAGATTAAGTGAATTGAATAGCCTACTGATTATCATTATTACGATTTTTGGTGCTGCATGGTTTTGTGCAGTGCTTTTGCAGTCATTTAGCGTCCAGTTTCTCAGCAATGTAATTTCGTCTATGAAATGAGACAAACCGCACATCCACAAATAAGCTTGTCTGTCCCAATTTTTATGAAGAAGAACGGAAAATAACCACTTCCCTTCAGATTATTGTCCAACTTCTGTGCCAGATCATGATTGGTTGGTTGGTGTATATATGACCAACGGGCATCGCCGAATTATGTAACattcttttttcagtttcattcattttaaatcaatacacTAGCTTTGATTATTGATGAAGAAAGATGTGATCTGTTCCTCATTCTAGACACATTTCCTCTGAAAGATGTGATCTGTTCCTCATTCTAGACACATTTCCTCTGTCCTTTCATTAAGGCACGAGAACCGAATCATTTTCTTAGTTTCCAAAGACCCCAAAATAAGCACAGAAACTAGAATGCTTAACTGTTGAAAATGGATAGAACCGAAATATATTgttctttgtttctttaaaaaaatcgaatGATAACGAACCGCTGACAGATAAGTGATATGGCCATGGTATTCAATCATACTGTGGTTGTCATAGGCTATGTAGTGTTATCTTCTGGTGAGTAGTGCATTGCATAGTTTGTGTAACAGCGCCACCGTGTGGTCAAAATGCACTCTCATATACTGCATGAAGTTTGTTCATTCTGCTTCATATTATAATCGATATATTATCCGCTTACCCTCCTCCATCCTTGTGTAGATATGTGATCTCTTAACTGCTCAGCCACGGAGATATCAAATTATTTACAGctctttatttcataaaatgttgcatattaaaatatctagCTATTATTTAGGTTTGAGAGGGGTTTTTCTCCTTGTCTGCCTCCACATGGCGTGTGGGGCTGTACTTCTGCCACAGAGATACActaaaaaaaagggaaagacTTGAACTATGTGTAAACCTATACGAACAAGATAtggaataatacatttattattattataaatgtattagtgGGACTGATTTTACGCCCCCAAAAGGCCAGGTCGACGAAACGCCAACTTGACACAAAATGTATGCGTATACAGTTAAATGTGTGTCCGTGTGGACAGGGTCTTAGATGTGTGTTTGACTCAGGTGGATGGGATCCTGTGTCTGGCAGACATCTTAACGGACGGCACGTGTGCAGAGGCGACCCGAGCGGAGGCCGCAGCGGTTATGGCTCAGATCACCTCTCCTCACCACACCTCCACGCAGCACCTCGCCAGCTTCCTGGAGAGCATGCAAGACATCGTCACGGCCCTCATCAGTGAGTTCAAGCAGCGTCTGGTGTTGCAAGTACAATGCCTGATAAACCAAGGGTAGGCGACTCCACAAAAAGTGACTATGGCTGGATATGGCagccctccaggagcaggattggcCACCGCTGATAAACATAAACGTACTTATGCAAAACACCCGAAACACTATGGCCATCAAACATCATCAGACTGCTGCGGTCAATTATAGCTGTTGGTTCTGCAAATGATTCCTCATAAgcagatgtaaaataaaagccaGTGTTAAAATGATTAAGACAGAATCTATTTTGTACCCCTTCCTCTCCACCTAGACCTTCTCTAGCTACAGTACATGTTTTAAAGAAGCTTACCGAACAGTGAGCGGTTTTTCACCTTTTCTTTTGCATACGTGTCTACAGATCTGTGTGAGAGCGCTTCCTGTGGTGAAGTGTTTCTGTTGGCCTCAGCAGCACTGGCAAACATCACATTCTTTGACAGCATGGCATGTGAAATCCTGCTGCAGCTCAATGCTGTTCACATCCTGCTACTGGCCTGCAGAGACCGCCAACGTGTCGACACGCCATACTCAAAAGATCAGGTACCAGTTTTCAGACCCCATTTTGAAATCACAGTGTGTGCTATActaatattttgcatgtttgtagTTAGTGTTTGTTGTGAACTGACCTCTGGAACTGACATACATGGTAAGGGGTGTTTAGTTTCTGACTTGTTTCGAAGTTTAGGTACGTGGTCTAATTTTTGACACAGATGTGTCCTTGGAACTTTGAGTAACTTCGGATAAGATGATCCAGTCGGATATGCAATCAAGCCGGTGTGAGTCCAACAAAAGTATAGATCACATTCAATGCTGACTATGCTTTTCCACTTGGCCTCCATCACTTCGGCATTTTTATTAGGAGTGGAAGCTGCAGTCCAGTAAAGATGGTTCATAACAGATGGCCTCCTCTACTTCAGATCTTCACACTCTTTCAATGTCTCTCAAAgccttataaacacacacagaaaagacTAATTAGCTGTGCAAACAATGTTGTAAGCTGTAGCTAACTTCATGGTTATAATATTAGCAAACTGAGGTTACCTTAGATTTAAGAATATAACATTGCTAAAGTGTCATGCTCTGGTCAATGAGACAGACTTTGAATTCAAGCAAAgaagttcattttaatgaaacaagGTACAGAGTGGCTTCCAGCTGTCAAACGAACTCAAAGTGAACAGAAGAATTCTCATCATAAACTTCAATAGAGTAAGACTTAAGTTCTTTCCTTAAAGGCTGATCGCAGACACCGAGAGGTCATTTGGGCAAGCAGGCAGGCGGGTAGGTGACCAGAGCAGGAGGTATGCAACCTTGAGATCGGAATGGAGGGGAAGTAGTTTAGTGGCTACAGGTGCGGGTGATCAGTACTCCGGTGACTGAGATCGTGAACAGGTGATGTGGGAAGTGACGGCATGACATAAAACTAGCTGCGGTACTTTAAAACAACTTATAACAACCTATAACGTATAACTTAACTTGTTTGGAAACCTGTGAACTTGATGCCTGACAGGCTGGAGTTAGTGGAACATCCACAAACAATAATTTACCACGATGAtgataaattgtaataaaaaaataactatggAAAAAACACCAGCTCACAGCATAGCCAGGCACACGACTCCCTCAGGTGATGTCATATGACGCACTgttgccatgttttttttcttctacattTTTCTTCTACATTGCTGCTCTCACGTTTAAAAATCCTGCATTAAAGTTTCATatggtgtttttattcaagGTTATAtattcagttacatttttttaaacagcaaaatgCGCAAAATTAACAGCTATCAGATCTTCTATAAAGGTACAACGTTCAGGTATGCCAAAATCAAGAGTAAAGCACTAAGATTCTCAGTGCACGCTGTCAAATGCCTTGTCAAAGTCGATAAAATTAATGGATTAACTTTGCTAGAATTCCAAGCTCTGTTTGATGATGTTCTGTAGGGAAAAGACATAATCAACCACAATAAAATCTAGGTTGGTTTTCTCAAAGCTTTCTCTCAACCACTTCTCTTCAGAATACCTTTCCAGGAACAGATAGATCCCTTTCCAGTTGTTGAAATCAGCAAGATTTCCTTTGTTTGGGAGTTTAATGATGATCCCTCTTTGCCAGTCTTCTGGGAGCTGTAGTATTTAGGAAAGTCGTCAGTGATGCAATGATGGGGGGGGTCCACCATGTTTTAGTATTTCTGCAGGGTTTAGCACCAGCTCACCTCAACACACCTGCTTGGAAGTTTCAAGTGTACCTAAGActttgattagctgcttcaggtaaACCCTGCAGGGACATCGGCCCTCCAGGACATTGATCTAGAAAGTTATTTAACTGATAGAgaactttttttcaaattaaaaatgaaatatgagatACTGTTCTGAAATTCTGAATTTCTTCAACAAAGAATACACAAATGCTTCTTTCTTAGTTCTCTTATCTGCATGCCACATTTGTTTCCCCAAAATCATAGTAATGACACAATGCTTCAATCCCTTTAGGTTGTGACAATTCTTGCAAATCTTTCTGTTCTGGAGCAGTGCACTGCAGATGTTCTAGAGGATAAAGGTATGTAAGCAAAACATCCCCAAATCAACTATTCAAAGCCACATATTTTGGTTCCTTCCTACCATTCCCATTCATTACAGTGTGTGATTTTCAAAATTTCCGAGTGACATATTATGTCTAAGTGCTGTGAATGTTTTCTTCAGGTATTGAGCAGCTGCTTGTGTTGCTTAATGAGAAGCCATCATCCTCCAGTCCGTCCGAGAGTGCAGCATGCGAGCGGGTTCAACAGAAAGCTGCCGTTACACTGGCTCGTCTCAGCAGAGACCCGCTGGTTGCTCAGACAGCCATACAGCTCAAGGGTACATGACAGGAAAACAGCTTTTACAATGACTTCACATGAGTAGATCTTCACACTACTCATATTTATCTCAGAAAGGGATACGGGCACCTGTCATTGCATTAGatctcaaaatataaataagcaaGTGTCACCTGCACGCAATCACTGCACAAGCTTTTCTAAAAACCTTTTTAGTATGTGTCACAGCAAAAAATCTAAGTGAATTTAACTTTTCTGcaatagtaaaaatagtcaAAGTACAGTTTTTACATAACATCACTTGATCTGAATCACCAAACTCATTTAGAGCCCATAATGTGAATTTCCCATCAATTTCCCGGCAGTGTGGGTCAACTGACCATCTGAAAGTTGCACCATTAAAGTTGCACTGCACATTTGGTCCATTAGAGGTCTCAGACAAAAAGGGAATTGATTGAGTTAGTTTGTTTAGCAGTTTTGATCCCTGAGAAACAAGGACCAGGAGGCCATCTAGACATGGACAGTTTAGGAGGAAGAAACTTGAGATTCTTGAGGAATGTGATTCTTTTGGAGCTTCTCTTGTTAACTGAGGCCTCACAGGGTACATGACAGATAATTTTAGGGATTCAACAGTGGGTCGATCTCATAGTGAGTAGCTGGAAATAAAGAGAGTTCAATATAGGTTATTTCGGTTAAAGTGAATTGAGTTGACAGCTCAGATCCATTAAGTTACCGACAACCGGCTCAGACTCACAAACTGGACTGACAGGAACATTGCAATCATCAAACGTACtgattaaaaacctaaaatctTCAGCTTTGCATTGGCATTGGACTGGCTAGATGGAAAAACAATTCAATATCAGAAACACTTGTAAACAAAACCTGATCTGATTGACAGAAAGAGTGTCTGACAGTTCAACAATATATGCCCTGGGAAAGTCTGAGTAAAGGGACCGGTGATAGGTGGACTGACTGACTGGAGCTGGGAGAACAGATTGTTCACCGAAAGTCTACATAGGtagaatacaattttttaaagatacatGTTCCCTGACAGAGTCAGAATATTCAGAAACAGTCAATCAGCCTTTTCAAACTTCTTTTTGCCCTCAAATGAAGAATGAAAAAGAACTTTGTTTGAAGTATATTGGAATGAACTGAACGAATGAAATGAACtgctgtacatatttttttttacaatttttattttaatgtctttagaTTGTGAGCAGCAATactgtagatttaaaaaaattactcttatTTTTTCCTCAGCTGTTCCTCGCCTTATTGAGTTGTGTCGCTCACCAGTGGAAAGGAACAACAGCGATTCAGTACTCGTGGCCTGTCTggtaattaaagttaaaaataatgcatttgcataaaacTGGTATACAGTGTGGAAAtatctcttctttttttgctatttaaagtGTTGTTAGTTAGCTGTGTTCAAAACCTAGCAGACCATTAAGTTAAGGAGACAATTGGGTACTATAAGCTAACTTTTTAGAGGTAGGGGTATTTGGCCAAATATAGAGATATACAGTTTAGACAGTGTAAAAATCATTTGACCTGCAGAGACGCTTTAAGTAAAAGGTTggtttaaagtaattaattgaTGATATTTTCAGTGGCCTATTCTAAAAATAATGGCTATTTATGTTAACAAAGCATTGTCTGACtctttaaatacaattaaacatcAATAATTTGGTTGATTACATTGATAATGAATGAAGAACTCACTATTAGTACAGAGGCTGTTAatatgtttacagtttttaaactATGAATTAACTTCAAGCGAATAGTTAAAGCATTACATTCATCGTTATATCATTTGTATCACTGACAGGCTGCTTTGAGGAGGCTTGCGACTGAATGTCCAGACAGTATTGGACCCACTGACCATCAACAGCTGATTAAGCCCAGACTGGTGGACTCTTTCCTCTTGTGCTCCAACATGGAGGAAAGCTTCGTCTGAGAAGCTCGTTGAATCTCTGAATTGAAAAGGGAGTGCAGGGGTGGGAGGTGGTGATGGGGGAGATGCAATTTGTGCAATTtgaacaatgtatttatttgttaccAAACCAAACCACCATGGTTAATCTTTATGTTTTTGTACACATGCTGCAGCCATTTGGTAGAAATATGAATCATGCATAACTGAAACTGTAAAAAGGCCAGAGTGGTATTTACACGAGTCACAGATTTACAGAAATCATGCATGGAACTGCAGTACTGACAAAATGAATTAACTGCGATTGTGCTTAATGgtccaaacattttaaatgtaacactgTATACGTTTTCTATTCACATGAATGTAAATGGATGTTTGATAATATACGTTGGTGCAGCCTATATAATGctgaaaagtatttaaataatccGATAAATAAGCATGTCTTGAATAAAGCAAAATTCTATTGAAAGTGGGCTCGTGCTTAACATCAGTTATTAATATTGACAGATCACCATAGATCACCTAAGAGCAAAGTTCTGGGGAACACTGAACTAAAAACAAAGGGGGGTCTAGGATGTCAAAGATTTATGGCAGTGTCAATATTAGGGACTGTCTGTAATTAACATAATGTATTGCTCTGATTTATGGTTTTATGGCACCTGGACACCTGTGATGTACTGTGATGTCCAGTTGATGATTCAGAATGTGGTTCAAGCAGCTTTGATTTCAGGAACTTGGGGTTTCACCTTTCAAtaagaatgaaaatgaatgagatgAGAGAAATCATgttcttctgtatttttttagtatattaagtacaaaagaGAACACTTACTacattaattaactacattatGGAAGCGTACTTGTTTCTTACCTGAACCGTCAATGTCTGCTCAATGGAGCAAAACGGTCAGCAGCTATCTAAGCCATCCATGCTTCTGAAAAAGGTGTTATGTCTGTACTTGTTCTTTCTAAAGggtattttgtttttactccGACCCTAGTCATGAAGGCAGATGAATAAACAATCAAGTTTAggtttaagaaataaaacaagaaagtTCTAAGAGAACACGGTTATCCATTGTCTATCTGTGAATGAAGTCGTTATGCCCATCCTGTCTTCGGTTTACAACCTGGTTAATAGTGTCAAACACAGTGAAAACGTTTTTTCCACATGAATGGCCTTTCATCCTTGTCGATGTGCATTTGGTTTACAAAATGTTAACCTGTCCGCTAGTATCAAACATATTGAAAAGTCAACAGTATGTGCCCTTTTCGTCTGCCTCTagactaaaataattatttcatctTTGTCATGTTTTCTTCCTGACTTGCTAGGTCTGCACaactgtgtttttgttgacaCCTCAATGGTCTGATCTATAATAAGTCTCTCACCTTCTGAGCATTCACAAAG
This window harbors:
- the LOC122341139 gene encoding protein inscuteable homolog isoform X2, producing the protein MATPQSSRQSSYSSISGKMMHAIQVDSVQRWMEDLRHMTEVECMCVLQSKPIGVDEDAPGELIVSGTGAVGEHVTRDNLQTLLKRALVVSTELGKMFQRLEKGRWQRVHSTAVRVNCHVRSLIQEYSVARNAPPEMQKYEKSLLEKCMELNVITERCLHTEDEYFLKSMKEAIHEILTDVSDSFSHMIDMALANEIQILIRQIEDSDNVFAISTAISNLLSLTQDGPQLCSIIAKEGAVVALLKICRQDCFSTLYAHALRTVASICCVEEGISQLEKVDGILCLADILTDGTCAEATRAEAAAVMAQITSPHHTSTQHLASFLESMQDIVTALINLCESASCGEVFLLASAALANITFFDSMACEILLQLNAVHILLLACRDRQRVDTPYSKDQVVTILANLSVLEQCTADVLEDKGIEQLLVLLNEKPSSSSPSESAACERVQQKAAVTLARLSRDPLVAQTAIQLKAVPRLIELCRSPVERNNSDSVLVACLAALRRLATECPDSIGPTDHQQLIKPRLVDSFLLCSNMEESFV
- the LOC122341139 gene encoding protein inscuteable homolog isoform X1, producing the protein MATPQSSRQSSYSSISGKIRMHAIQVDSVQRWMEDLRHMTEVECMCVLQSKPIGVDEDAPGELIVSGTGAVGEHVTRDNLQTLLKRALVVSTELGKMFQRLEKGRWQRVHSTAVRVNCHVRSLIQEYSVARNAPPEMQKYEKSLLEKCMELNVITERCLHTEDEYFLKSMKEAIHEILTDVSDSFSHMIDMALANEIQILIRQIEDSDNVFAISTAISNLLSLTQDGPQLCSIIAKEGAVVALLKICRQDCFSTLYAHALRTVASICCVEEGISQLEKVDGILCLADILTDGTCAEATRAEAAAVMAQITSPHHTSTQHLASFLESMQDIVTALINLCESASCGEVFLLASAALANITFFDSMACEILLQLNAVHILLLACRDRQRVDTPYSKDQVVTILANLSVLEQCTADVLEDKGIEQLLVLLNEKPSSSSPSESAACERVQQKAAVTLARLSRDPLVAQTAIQLKAVPRLIELCRSPVERNNSDSVLVACLAALRRLATECPDSIGPTDHQQLIKPRLVDSFLLCSNMEESFV
- the LOC122341139 gene encoding protein inscuteable homolog isoform X3 yields the protein MHAIQVDSVQRWMEDLRHMTEVECMCVLQSKPIGVDEDAPGELIVSGTGAVGEHVTRDNLQTLLKRALVVSTELGKMFQRLEKGRWQRVHSTAVRVNCHVRSLIQEYSVARNAPPEMQKYEKSLLEKCMELNVITERCLHTEDEYFLKSMKEAIHEILTDVSDSFSHMIDMALANEIQILIRQIEDSDNVFAISTAISNLLSLTQDGPQLCSIIAKEGAVVALLKICRQDCFSTLYAHALRTVASICCVEEGISQLEKVDGILCLADILTDGTCAEATRAEAAAVMAQITSPHHTSTQHLASFLESMQDIVTALINLCESASCGEVFLLASAALANITFFDSMACEILLQLNAVHILLLACRDRQRVDTPYSKDQVVTILANLSVLEQCTADVLEDKGIEQLLVLLNEKPSSSSPSESAACERVQQKAAVTLARLSRDPLVAQTAIQLKAVPRLIELCRSPVERNNSDSVLVACLAALRRLATECPDSIGPTDHQQLIKPRLVDSFLLCSNMEESFV